In uncultured Fibrobacter sp., the following are encoded in one genomic region:
- the fabF gene encoding beta-ketoacyl-ACP synthase II — protein sequence MTKRRVVITGMGAVTPVGKNINDFWAAIRAGKCGVGPITLFDASSCPVKIAAEVKDFKPEEHDIDPKEARRMARFTQFLLAASKEAVADASLTPEDLAADTTGIVAGTGLGGLDIVDSTYTQYMNGGKRKVSPLAMPQLIPNEAGANVSIALGITGQAHTVCTACASGTDAIGVALDAIRSGRLDICLAGGSESGITDYSIKSFAGMHALTDKFNDCPEKASRPFDLNRSGFVMGEGGAVMILEELEHAKARGAKIYAELAGYGASADAYHITSPRPGGETCAKALTRAIKDAGIAPTDIDYYNAHGTSTHLNDATETAMLKVALGEHAYKIKVSSTKSMTGHCVGAAGVCEAIVSTLAIRDSFYPATINYETPDPECDLDYVPNKGVEGNIDVAASASLGFGGHNGVVIIKKYNG from the coding sequence ATGACTAAAAGACGCGTAGTAATCACAGGTATGGGAGCGGTGACTCCCGTTGGCAAGAACATTAACGATTTTTGGGCAGCTATTCGCGCAGGCAAGTGCGGTGTCGGCCCCATCACCCTTTTTGACGCAAGCAGCTGTCCGGTAAAGATTGCGGCCGAAGTCAAGGATTTCAAGCCCGAAGAACACGACATTGACCCCAAGGAAGCCCGCCGCATGGCCCGCTTCACGCAGTTCCTGCTCGCCGCCTCCAAGGAAGCGGTCGCAGACGCAAGCCTTACGCCCGAAGACCTCGCTGCCGACACAACCGGCATTGTCGCAGGTACCGGCCTCGGTGGCCTCGACATCGTCGATTCTACCTACACGCAGTACATGAACGGTGGCAAGCGCAAGGTTTCGCCCCTCGCCATGCCGCAGCTGATCCCGAACGAAGCGGGCGCAAACGTTTCTATCGCGCTGGGCATCACGGGCCAGGCCCACACGGTCTGCACCGCCTGCGCTTCGGGCACCGACGCTATCGGTGTCGCCCTCGACGCTATTCGCTCGGGTCGCTTGGATATCTGCCTTGCCGGCGGTTCCGAAAGCGGCATTACCGATTACAGCATCAAGAGCTTCGCCGGCATGCACGCCCTTACAGACAAATTCAACGACTGTCCGGAAAAGGCGTCTCGCCCGTTTGACTTGAACCGCTCCGGATTCGTGATGGGTGAAGGCGGTGCCGTGATGATTCTCGAAGAACTGGAACACGCCAAGGCCCGCGGCGCCAAGATTTACGCCGAACTCGCCGGCTACGGCGCTTCTGCCGACGCATACCATATCACCAGCCCGCGCCCGGGTGGAGAAACCTGCGCGAAGGCACTTACCCGCGCCATCAAGGACGCAGGCATTGCCCCGACGGACATCGACTACTACAACGCTCACGGTACCTCGACGCACTTGAACGATGCCACCGAAACCGCAATGCTCAAGGTCGCCCTCGGCGAACACGCCTACAAGATCAAGGTGTCTAGCACCAAGAGCATGACGGGCCACTGCGTGGGTGCCGCCGGCGTGTGCGAAGCCATTGTCTCGACTCTTGCGATTCGCGACTCGTTCTACCCCGCCACCATCAACTACGAGACTCCGGATCCGGAATGCGACCTGGATTACGTCCCGAACAAGGGTGTCGAAGGGAATATCGACGTCGCCGCCTCCGCCTCTCTCGGCTTCGGCGGTCACAATGGTGTCGTGATTATCAAGAAATATAACGGCTAA
- the ruvX gene encoding Holliday junction resolvase RuvX, producing MNYLALDYGEHRVGVAFADSEFRMAFSRETIDQKTTNLFVRLDELVKINKVDAFVVGMPYHPDGRKDGKNVVVEKFIDDLKTRFPGMPVYTQDESYSSVQAQEKTSYFSKKKKQKNKAVIDQLAAAIILQRWLDEQA from the coding sequence ATGAACTACCTTGCTTTAGACTATGGTGAACACCGCGTCGGGGTCGCATTTGCCGATTCCGAATTCCGGATGGCTTTTTCGCGAGAAACGATTGACCAGAAGACTACAAACCTGTTCGTGCGACTGGATGAACTGGTGAAAATCAACAAGGTAGATGCCTTTGTAGTGGGAATGCCGTATCACCCCGATGGCCGCAAGGACGGCAAGAACGTGGTGGTGGAAAAGTTCATCGATGACTTGAAAACGCGTTTCCCGGGCATGCCCGTGTACACGCAGGATGAATCGTATTCCAGCGTGCAGGCGCAAGAAAAGACCTCTTACTTTAGCAAGAAGAAAAAGCAAAAGAATAAGGCGGTCATCGATCAACTCGCTGCCGCCATCATTCTTCAGCGCTGGCTAGATGAGCAGGCTTAG